In Nocardioides luti, the DNA window CGCCGCGTGGGTACCGGTTCAGGTCGGCGCGGAGCGTGTGGGCGCGAGTCGCGATAACAGCATCGACCGGTGGGTGCGGGGCCTGCGACTTGGACTGCAATTCAGTCCGGCGTGGGCACGTAGACGGGGCCGCGCTCGACAACCGGCGCGACGAGCTGGTCAGACGCGATCTGGTCAGGGGTTGCCTGGGCAATGGGGTGACGACCCTGGCCGGGGTAGCCGAGGGCCTCTCGGGGCTCCCGGGTCATGTAGTACGCCGCGTGGAGCGCGAAGATGACCCGTTCAGCGTCGTCGCCGACCCACGTCTCCAGGTCATCGAGCGTACAGGTTTCGACCGCGGCGGCCTGTTCGCCGGCTGACCGAACGCTCGCTTCCAGCCCGGGGTCGGCCTGGAGGACGAGGTCGAGCATCTCGCGGTGTGCCTCGACCGCTCGCCCGGACGGCAACTGGGCTGTGCCGGGCAGCACGAGGTCGAGGATATTAACGAGTCCGGCTCGTGTTCGTTCGTCCAGGCGAATCTTGGGCTGGATCTGCAGGGTCATACCGGTACCTTCTGGTCGTTCGCGCGGTCCATCATGTTCTCCACGGCCCGAGCGGCGAACGCCACTATCGTCGAGGTTGGGTTGACCGACGACGACGTTACGAACACGCTCCCATCGAGGACGAAAAGGTTGGGAACATCGTGGGCCCGTCCGTACGGGTCGACGACGGAGGTGGCCGGGTCGTCGCCGCAGCGCGCCGTCCCCAGCATGTGCCAGCCGACGGCCGGCATCCAGGGGACGACCTTCGTCTCAACGGCACCGGCGGCCCGGTGCGCTTCGTGCATCCGCTCCACGTTCCAGTCGAGGTTGCTGATGCTGTCCTCCGACAACTTGTAGTTGATCTTGGGGGCCGGAAGGCCGGAACTGTCGACGACCTCGGTGCTGAGCGTGACGCTGTTGCTCTCGTCGGGAAGGTCCTCGATGGAGGCAGCCCACTCGAATGCACGACCGAGCGTCTTCTCGACCAGCGCCTGGCCGGCCGCTCCGGTGCGCTCTGCCAAGGGGAGATCGGCGTAGCGCTCGAGTACCTCCATTGGTCCAGGAATGGCCATCGCGGACCACTTCGCGCCGCGGGCAAAGCCGCGGGACAGATCGGTCTCGGCGAACTGGAGGGAGTAGAGGTTGGCGCCAAAGGGCCCAAACCAGCTCTCGAGCTGCTCCTCGTAGATCCCCATCACCCCGACGAACGGGTGCATCATTAGGCGCTTCCCGACCATGCCGGAGGAGTTGGCGAGGCCGTCGGGGAACAGCGAGGACGTCGACATCTGGAGGAGTCGCGGTGTGCCGACTCCGTTCGCGCAGACAATGACGACCGAGGCGGAGGTGTGCTGCTCGTTGCCGTCGGCGTCGAGCCAGGTGGCTCCATTGGCCAAGCCCGCCTTATCAACGGTGATTTCTCGGACCCGCGCTTCCGTGCAGACGGTCGCCCCGGCAGCGATAGCGGCCGGGAACATTGCGACGTCGAAGGACCCTTTGGCACCCTCGGGGCAGCCGGACATGCAGGTCCCCCATCGTGCGCACGCACCTCGGTCGCCGTGGGTGCGGGTGGCGATGGCCTGAGTGGCGGGCCACCAGTGCCATCCGAGCTTGTTCATGCCCTCGGCCGCCTTGACGCCGATCCGACCGACCGGGACGCCTGGCATCGGCGGCTCGACCGTCGGCGGGTACGCAGGGTCGCCGGGCCTGCCCGAAACGCCGACCATCTCGTCGAGCAGCGTGTAGTACGGCTCGAGGTCCTCGTAGGTCAAAGGCCAGTCGTCGGCAATGTTGTACAGGGTCTTCACACGGAAGTCCGAGGGAATGAAGCGCGGCCACTCGGCCCCGAAAAGCACGCTACTCCCGCCGACCCCGTTGAAGTTGAGCGGGTGTACGTCGGCGTCCTTCACGTCGCAGGGGTAGTCCCAAGTGTGGTTGCGGACGTTCGGGTTCAGCGACCAGGAGCTGGCCATGAGGACTTCGCGCTCGAGCTTGTCGCTGGGGTACTCGGCTCGGTTTACCCAGCCGCCCTGTTCCAGCACCGTGACGCGGTAGCCACTCTCAGCGAGGATGCGAGCCGCTGTGGCCCCCGATGGTCCTGCCCCAACGATGAGGACGTCGGTCGCAGCCTTACTCGGCGACGGACCGAAGGATGGCATTGGGACTCCTCGCACTCGGTGGCAGTATCGCGCTCAGATCCAGCCTGTTCGCGGCTGTCTCTGCGCTCGATTTCACGATAGGAACCATGGGAGGAGCTCATAACTGTGTTTTCTCCGAATCCTCCGAGCGTCCACGGTGGGAAGTCCAACGGTGCTCGCTGGCGTCCGATAGTCGCGCGGCCCGAGTCGTCGTGACGTCGTTCGGCCACGTTCGCAGAGGGCATACGGACGCGCTTGGGGTATTGCGATCAGCTAGATGTCGTCGTAGCCGGCC includes these proteins:
- a CDS encoding GMC family oxidoreductase; its protein translation is MPSFGPSPSKAATDVLIVGAGPSGATAARILAESGYRVTVLEQGGWVNRAEYPSDKLEREVLMASSWSLNPNVRNHTWDYPCDVKDADVHPLNFNGVGGSSVLFGAEWPRFIPSDFRVKTLYNIADDWPLTYEDLEPYYTLLDEMVGVSGRPGDPAYPPTVEPPMPGVPVGRIGVKAAEGMNKLGWHWWPATQAIATRTHGDRGACARWGTCMSGCPEGAKGSFDVAMFPAAIAAGATVCTEARVREITVDKAGLANGATWLDADGNEQHTSASVVIVCANGVGTPRLLQMSTSSLFPDGLANSSGMVGKRLMMHPFVGVMGIYEEQLESWFGPFGANLYSLQFAETDLSRGFARGAKWSAMAIPGPMEVLERYADLPLAERTGAAGQALVEKTLGRAFEWAASIEDLPDESNSVTLSTEVVDSSGLPAPKINYKLSEDSISNLDWNVERMHEAHRAAGAVETKVVPWMPAVGWHMLGTARCGDDPATSVVDPYGRAHDVPNLFVLDGSVFVTSSSVNPTSTIVAFAARAVENMMDRANDQKVPV